From Periophthalmus magnuspinnatus isolate fPerMag1 chromosome 12, fPerMag1.2.pri, whole genome shotgun sequence, a single genomic window includes:
- the msrb3 gene encoding methionine-R-sulfoxide reductase B3 isoform X1, translated as MAVLLRRTLLSVFHRATGQGIVSVHAAPSAGLLGARRTKKTWPVTFTKEELKERLTPMQYHVTQERGTESAFTGELTFNKEDGTYSCVVCGAPLFSSKTKFDSGSGWPSFYDLLAKDAIDQTDDFTYGMHRVETNCAQCGAHLGHVFDDGPRPTRKRYCINSASLTFSPETQNQDPHTPKTGPGPHAPEEAPEEAPEEAPEEAALGGETAGGEKKEL; from the exons ATGGCTGTGCTCCTCAGGAGGACTCTCCTCTCCGTCTTCCATCGTGCCACCGGGCAAGGCATCGTATCTGTGCAcgctgcgccctctgctggcctctTAG GAGCTCGCCGCACGAAGAAGACATGGCCCGTGACGTTCACCAAAGAGGAGCTGAAGGAGCGACTCACCCCGATGCAGTACCACGTCACCcaggagagggggacagagag TGCGTTCACGGGGGAGCTGACGTTTAACAAAGAGGACGGCACGTACAGCTGTGTGGTGTGTGGAGCGCCGCTCTTCAG ctCCAAAACCAAATTCGACTCCGGCTCAG GCTGGCCGTCCTTCTATGACCTCCTCGCCAAAGACGCCATCGACCAGACGGACGACTTCACCTACGGCATGCACCGCGTGGAGACCAACTGTGCACAG TGCGGCGCTCATCTGGGGCACGTGTTTGACGACGGACCCAGGCCCACGAGAAAACGCTACTGCATCAACTCTGCCTCTCTGACCTTCAGCCCCGAGACCCAGAACCAGGACCCCCACACCCCAAAGACCGGCCCGGGACCCCACGCCCCGGAGGAGGCCCCGGAGGAGGCCCCGGAGGAGGCCCCGGAGGAGGCGGCGCTCGGAGGTGAAACGGCGGGCGGAGAGAAGAAGGAGCTCTGA
- the msrb3 gene encoding methionine-R-sulfoxide reductase B3 isoform X4: MQYHVTQERGTESAFTGELTFNKEDGTYSCVVCGAPLFSSKTKFDSGSGWPSFYDLLAKDAIDQTDDFTYGMHRVETNCAQCGAHLGHVFDDGPRPTRKRYCINSASLTFSPETQNQDPHTPKTGPGPHAPEEAPEEAPEEAPEEAALGGETAGGEKKEL, encoded by the exons ATGCAGTACCACGTCACCcaggagagggggacagagag TGCGTTCACGGGGGAGCTGACGTTTAACAAAGAGGACGGCACGTACAGCTGTGTGGTGTGTGGAGCGCCGCTCTTCAG ctCCAAAACCAAATTCGACTCCGGCTCAG GCTGGCCGTCCTTCTATGACCTCCTCGCCAAAGACGCCATCGACCAGACGGACGACTTCACCTACGGCATGCACCGCGTGGAGACCAACTGTGCACAG TGCGGCGCTCATCTGGGGCACGTGTTTGACGACGGACCCAGGCCCACGAGAAAACGCTACTGCATCAACTCTGCCTCTCTGACCTTCAGCCCCGAGACCCAGAACCAGGACCCCCACACCCCAAAGACCGGCCCGGGACCCCACGCCCCGGAGGAGGCCCCGGAGGAGGCCCCGGAGGAGGCCCCGGAGGAGGCGGCGCTCGGAGGTGAAACGGCGGGCGGAGAGAAGAAGGAGCTCTGA
- the msrb3 gene encoding methionine-R-sulfoxide reductase B3 isoform X3, with the protein MWLLCGAVANTAAGARRTKKTWPVTFTKEELKERLTPMQYHVTQERGTESAFTGELTFNKEDGTYSCVVCGAPLFSSKTKFDSGSGWPSFYDLLAKDAIDQTDDFTYGMHRVETNCAQCGAHLGHVFDDGPRPTRKRYCINSASLTFSPETQNQDPHTPKTGPGPHAPEEAPEEAPEEAPEEAALGGETAGGEKKEL; encoded by the exons ATGTGGCTGCTGTGTGGTGCTGTGGCTAACACTGCGGCTG GAGCTCGCCGCACGAAGAAGACATGGCCCGTGACGTTCACCAAAGAGGAGCTGAAGGAGCGACTCACCCCGATGCAGTACCACGTCACCcaggagagggggacagagag TGCGTTCACGGGGGAGCTGACGTTTAACAAAGAGGACGGCACGTACAGCTGTGTGGTGTGTGGAGCGCCGCTCTTCAG ctCCAAAACCAAATTCGACTCCGGCTCAG GCTGGCCGTCCTTCTATGACCTCCTCGCCAAAGACGCCATCGACCAGACGGACGACTTCACCTACGGCATGCACCGCGTGGAGACCAACTGTGCACAG TGCGGCGCTCATCTGGGGCACGTGTTTGACGACGGACCCAGGCCCACGAGAAAACGCTACTGCATCAACTCTGCCTCTCTGACCTTCAGCCCCGAGACCCAGAACCAGGACCCCCACACCCCAAAGACCGGCCCGGGACCCCACGCCCCGGAGGAGGCCCCGGAGGAGGCCCCGGAGGAGGCCCCGGAGGAGGCGGCGCTCGGAGGTGAAACGGCGGGCGGAGAGAAGAAGGAGCTCTGA
- the LOC129456686 gene encoding uncharacterized protein LOC129456686 encodes MELSENPGDHSGPKDHSSATNPLTTRGRKRERTALTTPVGGSTFRDWSKELIMNFKKPRCLTPVGGSTFRDRSKQRLINFKKSRRLQKRRRRVKVTSRGKAPSADNISVIKTTTPTPLVLMRPDEDNHLLPLLWTSLLRTSLLWTSLLWTSLLWTSLRTLTSLLRTSLRTLTSLLRTSLLWTSLLWTSLLCHSPWTDLSLSVM; translated from the exons ATGGAGCTCAGTGAGAATCCTGGAGATCACTCTGGTCCAAA GGACCACAGCTCTGCAACAAACCCACTCACCACTAGAGGGCGTAAACGTGAGCGGACCGCCCTGACCAC tcctgtagggggcagcaCCTTCAGAGACTGGTCAAAAGAACTCATCATGAACTTCAAAAAGCCACGATGTTTAAC tcctgtagggggcagcaCCTTCAGAGATCGCTCAAAGCAGAGACTCATAAACTTCAAAAAGTCCCGTCGTTTACA AAAACGCAGACGCAGAGTCAAAGTGACGTCCAGAGGAAAAGCTCCATCTGCAGA TAATATATCAGTGATAAAGACGACCACGCCCACTCCACTGGTCCTGATGAGGCCCGATGAGGACAATCACCTACTCCCCCTCCTCTGGACCTCCCTCCTCCGGACCTCCCTCCTCTGGACCTCCCTCCTCTGGACCTCCCTCCTCTGGACCTCCCTCCGGACCCTGACCTCCCTCCTCCGGACCTCCCTCCGGACCCTGACCTCCCTCCTCCGGACCTCCCTCCTCTGGACCTCCCTCCTCTggacctccctcctctgtcattCTCCGTGGACAGACTTGTCCCTCAG TGTCATGTGA
- the LOC117379329 gene encoding FYN-binding protein 1-like translates to MEPSEDPQDPVHSGPRDHSSATNRLSTRGRKRDSTALTTPVGGSTFRDRSNDQPINFKKPRCLTPVGGSTFRDRSNDRFILFKKPQRLQKHRRRVKSVTARGNAPPAANVSVRKMTTPTASLAPPTPSLAPPTPAVVRSKAWADYDEEDDRRVYEEDPATLFLETDRPLSLCTPDPALPPPDPALPPPHSALPPPHSALPPPHSALPPPDAALPPQDVILCGSEEEADETPQSETLKRTLHYLLSQIYKDFMDEVKAEQRIVQLLRREDERSREQDSAEHLEKQDLISLFRDIEKAGKNSQCTSSDYLGMGFQISPFREEQDVNIARFLFLREEEGLREETQRLRRYQTLLEQWSETFTQVQHDVSACVGRLLKNMLKQVHKDIDYLSEVRRLQPLCLPSKHFSGMSPSAFRKMKKSMMEKFRPNMDELRRWQMYCPHLSLLSFKSDLTLTVLCTFGRFYQSSSKKARRSLAARNTRKWLRCLHTRTAGGAQRRSRRRLIDSGLKLRSHVTRGSGLSLKPGDRTDLSTSSVSHSQSLTPN, encoded by the exons ATGGAGCCCAGTGAGGATCCTCAAGACCCCGTTCACTCTGGTCCAAG GGACCACAGCTCTGCAACAAACCGACTGTCCACTAGAGGGCGTAAACGTGACAGTACTGCCCTGACCAC tcctgtagggggcagcaCCTTCAGAGATCGCTCAAATGACCAACCCATAAACTTCAAAAAGCCACGCTGTTTAAC tcctgtagggggcagcaCCTTCAGAGATCGCTCAAACGACCGTTTCATACTCTTCAAAAAGCCACAGCGTTTACA AAAACACAGACGCAGAGTCAAGAGCGTCACGGCCAGAGGAAATGCTCCACCTGCAGC taaCGTGTCAGTCAGAAAGATGACCACACCCACTGCCTCACTGGCCCCACCTACTCCCTCCCTGGCTCCGCCCACCCCCGCAGTGGTCAGGAGCAAAGCCTGGGCCGATTACGACGAGGAGGACGACCGCCGCGTGTACGAAGAAGACCCCGCCACTCtgttcctggagactgatcggCCCCTTTCCCTCTGTACCCCAGACCCCGCCCTCCcccctccagaccccgccctccctcctccacactCCGCCCTCCCCCCTCCACACTCCGCCCTCCCCCCTCCACACTCCGCCCTCCCCCCTCCAGACGCTGCCCTCCCCCCTCAGGATGTTATTCTATGTGGGAG cGAGGAGGAGGCAGACGAGACGCCACAGAGCGAGACTTTGAAGAGGACCCTCCATTACCTGTTGTCACAAATCTACAA agactttatggacgAAGTAAAAGCAGAACAGAGGATCGTGCAGCTCCTCCGCAG AGAGGACGAGCGGAGCAGAGAGCAGGACTCTGCTGAACATCTGGAGAAGCAGGACCTCATCAGTTTGTTCAGAGACATCGAGAAAGCgggaaaaaacag CCAATGCACAAGCTCTGATTATTTGGGGATGGGATTCCAGATCTCACCGTTCCGTGAGGAGCAGGATGTGAACATCGCGCGCTTCCTGTtcctgagagaggaggaggggctcaGAGAAGAGACACAGCGTCTCCGTAGATACCAAACACTCCTGGAGCAGTGGAGCGAGACTTTCACACAAGTACAGCATGATGTCTCTGCCTGCGTTGGACGGTTACTGAAGAACATGTTAAAACAGGTCCACAAAGACATCGACTACCTCAGTGAGGTGAGGAGGCTTCAGCCCCTGTGTCTGCCCTCCAAACACTTCAGTGGCATGAGTCCATCTGCTTTTCGAAAAATGAAAAAGAGCATGATGGAGAAGTTCAGACCGAACATGGATGAACTCAGGAGGTGGCAGATGTATTGCCCACAtttgtctctcctctcgttCAAAAGCGATCTCACGCTCACTGTTCTGTGCACGTTTGGGAGGTTCTACCAGAGCAGCAGTAAAAAGGCGAGGCGTTCACTGGCTGCACGAAACACCAGGAAGTGGCTGAGATGTTTGCACACgaggacagcagggggcgcacaGAGGCGGAGCAGGCGCAGGCTCATAGACAGTGGACTCAAACTCCGCTCTCACGTCACACGtggctctggtctctctctgaaaCCAGGTGATCGCACGGACCTCAGCACCTCCAGCGTCTCTCACTCCCAGAGCCTGACTCCAAACTAA
- the msrb3 gene encoding methionine-R-sulfoxide reductase B3 isoform X2 has product MSGFNLLHLVSKGQPVTLRACSLPSGARRTKKTWPVTFTKEELKERLTPMQYHVTQERGTESAFTGELTFNKEDGTYSCVVCGAPLFSSKTKFDSGSGWPSFYDLLAKDAIDQTDDFTYGMHRVETNCAQCGAHLGHVFDDGPRPTRKRYCINSASLTFSPETQNQDPHTPKTGPGPHAPEEAPEEAPEEAPEEAALGGETAGGEKKEL; this is encoded by the exons ATGTCGGGCTTTAACCTGCTGCACCTGGTGTCCAAGGGCCAGCCGGTGACTCTGCGCGCGTGCAGCCTCCCCTCAG GAGCTCGCCGCACGAAGAAGACATGGCCCGTGACGTTCACCAAAGAGGAGCTGAAGGAGCGACTCACCCCGATGCAGTACCACGTCACCcaggagagggggacagagag TGCGTTCACGGGGGAGCTGACGTTTAACAAAGAGGACGGCACGTACAGCTGTGTGGTGTGTGGAGCGCCGCTCTTCAG ctCCAAAACCAAATTCGACTCCGGCTCAG GCTGGCCGTCCTTCTATGACCTCCTCGCCAAAGACGCCATCGACCAGACGGACGACTTCACCTACGGCATGCACCGCGTGGAGACCAACTGTGCACAG TGCGGCGCTCATCTGGGGCACGTGTTTGACGACGGACCCAGGCCCACGAGAAAACGCTACTGCATCAACTCTGCCTCTCTGACCTTCAGCCCCGAGACCCAGAACCAGGACCCCCACACCCCAAAGACCGGCCCGGGACCCCACGCCCCGGAGGAGGCCCCGGAGGAGGCCCCGGAGGAGGCCCCGGAGGAGGCGGCGCTCGGAGGTGAAACGGCGGGCGGAGAGAAGAAGGAGCTCTGA